From the Ensifer adhaerens genome, the window TCCTGCTCGTCAGCCGTCTGCCGGTGTGGTCCGGAAAGTCGGAAAACAGCCGCGTGCGCCGCGATCTCGTCCTGCCGGCCATTCTCGGTGTCGTCTTCTACGTGGCGACTCTGATGACCTATACCTGGGAAACGATGGCATTGACGGCACTTGGCTACCTGATCACCCTGCCGTTTGGCGCACGCTCGTGGCAGCGCAAATATGGCGGCGACTGGCCGGCCCATCCGTCGACCGGCGGTGACGGTCTGCCTGGCGACAAGGACTGAAGCGTTCCTCCGAAAGCTGCGAAACGACAATCCCTTCAGAAATTACGGACAAAAGAAAAGGCCACCGTGGGGACACGGTGGCCTTTTTCCATGAGCGATGCGTCAAAGACTATTCCGGCATCCGGTAGTCGACGATCTTGTCCTCGCGAACGATATAGAGCTTGCCGGTCTCGGTCTGGTCGGGGCCTACGAGCGGAAGCAGCTTGGCGGCAACCTCTGAAGGATGCGGCACGGTCTCCGGATCCTCGCCGGGCATCGCCTGGGCGCGCATGGCAGTGCGAGTTGCGCCCGGATCGACGGAGAGGATGCGCAGCGGCAGGCGCTGCGTTTCGCCGGCCCAGGTGCGGGCCAGCGCCTCGACGGCAGCCTTGGAGGCGGAGTAGGGACCCCAGAAAGGCTTGCACTTGTGTGCAGCGCTCGAAGACAGGATCAGTGCGCGGCCGGCATCCGACTTAATCAGCAGCGGCTCCAGCGAACGGATCAGCCTCCAGGTCGCGTTGACGTTGATGTTCATCACCTTTTCGAACACCTTCGCCTCGACATGGCCGATCGGTGAGATCGTGCCGAGCACGCCGGCATTGGCGACCAGGATATCGAGTTTGCCCCAGCGCTCGTTGATGGCGCCACCGAGCTTGTCGATCGCCGCCATGTCGGCGAGGTCGAACGGCACCAGCGTGGCCGAACCGCCCGCCGCCTTGATTGCGTCGTCGAGTTCCTCGAGGCCGCCGACGGTGCGCGCGCAGGCGACGACATGGGCACCGGCCTTGGCCAGTTCGAGAGCGGTGAAATAGCCGATACCGCGCGACGCGCCGGTGACCACGGCCACCCGGCCTTTGAGATCGATCGTCATTTTGTTTTCTGATTATCCGTTGCTGGCGAGAACCGAAAGTTTGCGGACATTGCTGGCGCCTTCCTGGTCGAGAAGGCGGGTCGGATAGTCCCCGGTGAAATAGTGGTCGGTGAATTGCGGTGCCTTGGGATCGCGCTTTTCGCCGCCGACTGCCTCATAGAGGCCATCGATCGACAGGAACTCGAGCGAGTCGGCGCCGATATAGCGGCACATGGACGCGAGGTCGGCATGCTGGTTGGCGAGCAGCTTGTCGCGATCCGGGGTGTCGATACCGTAGAAATCGGGATGGAAGATCATCGGGCTGGCGACGCGGACATGTACTTCACGCGCGCCGGCATCCCGCATCATCTGCACGATCTTCACAGACGTCGTGCCGCGCACGATCGAATCGTCGACGAGGATGACGCGCTTACCCTCAATCATCGCACGGTTGGCCGAATGCTTGAGCTTGACGCCGAAGGCGCGGATCTGCTGCGTCGGCTCGATGAAGGTACGGCCGACATAGTGGTTGCGGATGATGCCGTATTCGAACGGGATGCCGCTCTGCTGCGCATAGCCCAGAGCCGCCGGCGTGCCGCCATCCGGGACCGGAACCACCACGTCCGCGTCGATGGGCGCTTCCTTGGCGAGGTTGATGCCCATGTTCTTGCGCGAAACGTAGATACTGCGGCCACCCACGACCGAATCCGGCCGGGCGAAATAGACGTATTCGAACAGGCAGAGCCGCTCCGGCTGCGATAGCTCGGGCTTGCGTGCATCGATCGAGATCGAACCGTCGGGCTGGATTTCGCAGATGATCACTTCGCCGTTCTCGACGTCGCGAACATAGGTCGCGCCGATGATGTCGAGTGCGCAGGTCTCGGAGCAGAAGATCGGCTTGCCGTCGAGTTCGCCCATGACGAGCGGGCGGATGCCGATCGGATCGCGCGCAGCGATCAGTTTGGTGCGAGTCATCGCCAGCATCGAATAGCCGCCTTCCATCTGGCGGATGGCGTCGATGAAGCGGTCGGACGAGGAGGTCTGCTTGGACCGCGCAATCAAGTGCAGGACGACTTCAGTGTCGGAGGTCGACTGACAGATTGCGCCGTCGGCAATCAGTTGCCGGCGAAGGGTGAGGCCGTTGGTAAAGTTGCCGTTATGGGCGACCGCGATGCCACCGACTTCGAGTTCGGCAAAGAGCGGCTGCACGTTGCGCAGCGCCACTTCGCCTGTCGTCGAGTAGCGGGTATGGCCGATCGACATGAAGCCCGGCAGCTTCGCCAGCGTCGCGGGATCCGTGTAATGATCGCCAACGAGGCCCATGCGTTTCTCGGTGCAGAACTGCTTGCCGTCGAAGGTGACGATGCCGGCTGCTTCCTGGCCGCGATGCTGGAGCGCATGCAGGCCGAGCGCCGTCAGCGCCGCCGCGTCCGAGTGCCCCAATATGCCGAAGACGCCGCACTCTTCGTGCAGCTCATCGCCTTCGAGTTCATCGTGGATTTCCATGGATCTCAGATCGGTCATCACAGTCGCCTTTGCTCCGTACCGGTGCGCATATCGTGATCAGGCCCGCCGTCTTCAAGCGATCTTAGCTGAAAACGGCTGCAAGCGTTATTCCCCAAAAGGACAAAGCCCGCGGGGCGGGCTTTGTCGGCAAATCGTTCCTGTCTCAGCCGTTGGTGGCCGGAGCGTCGTCGGCGGGCGCCTGTTCCGGCGTCGTCGTCGGTGCCTGGCCGGGTGCCGTTGCCGGTGCTTCGCCTTCACCTTCGCCGGTCGTATCCTTGCCGCGCAGGCGGTCGAGAATCGTGGCGTCGGCTTCTTCCGGCAGCAGCGCGATCAGCTTGTTGCCGAGATTGTCAAGCAGCGGTTTCGACTTCGCGTGGGTGACCCAGCCCGGCTGCTGCTGCGGTGCGACGAGCCAGTTGAAGAACAGCATTGCGACGACGACAAGCAGAATGCCGCGAGCGGCTCCAAACAGGAAGCCGAGCGTGCGGTCGAGCGCACCGATGCGGCTGTCGATGATGAAATCGGCAATCCGCATGGTGATGAAGGAAATGATGATCAGCGCAACCAGGAAGATCACCGCCGCCGATCCGATCAGCGCGACGGTATCGCTATTGGTGTACTGCTTGGCATAGGGCAGAAGCTGCGGGTAGAGGAAATAGGCCGCCGCGGCCGCACCTACCCAGCTCGCGACCGAGAGCACCTCGCGCGAGAAGCCTCGAACCATGGCCAGGATTGCGGAAAACAGGGCGACGCCGAGAACGATACCGTCGAGAATTGTAATGGGCATTTTGTCCTTACTCCGGACCCGGTTCGTCCGGGTCTCCTCAAGCCTATCCGCCATCGGCCCTGCCTGATGTCCAGGGCATTTGCAGCCTGCTCGCGGCCCTCACAGCGCTGCGCGTCTTTTCGGACGTGCAAAAGGTCGCTGCAACGCTCAGATCTGCTGCATAATTTTGTCCCTAGATCGATCCGGATCTAAGGGCTTATGCAGTAGAGGACGGTCTGCGGCATCCGCGTCTTCAGTCCTCGTTCTCCGCCGGTCTCAGCGCGTTTCGCGAACCCGCGATGCGCGCCACCAGATCCGGCAGGCTTTCCATTTCGCTCCATCGGCCATTGCCGTTTTTCGGCAATTCGGTGGACGCGGACGGCAGGACCGCCTGTGAGAACCCGAGTTTCTCGGCTTCTTTAAGGCGTTGTGCGGTATGCGCAACCGGCCGGATGGCGCCCGACAAGCTGACTTCGCCGAAATAGACGCAATCCGCAGGAAGGGCAAGCCCGGCAAGCGATGAAACCAGTGCGGAAGCCACAGCTAGATCGGCAGCGGGCTCGGAAATGCGGTAACCGCCGGCAATGTTGAGATAGACGTCGTGCTGGCCGAGCCTTACCCCGCAATGGGCTTCGAGCACGGCGAGGATCATCGACAGACGGGCTGAATCCCAGCCGACGATGGCGCGCCGCGGCGTGCCGAGCGATGTCGGGGCAA encodes:
- a CDS encoding SDR family NAD(P)-dependent oxidoreductase; this encodes MTIDLKGRVAVVTGASRGIGYFTALELAKAGAHVVACARTVGGLEELDDAIKAAGGSATLVPFDLADMAAIDKLGGAINERWGKLDILVANAGVLGTISPIGHVEAKVFEKVMNINVNATWRLIRSLEPLLIKSDAGRALILSSSAAHKCKPFWGPYSASKAAVEALARTWAGETQRLPLRILSVDPGATRTAMRAQAMPGEDPETVPHPSEVAAKLLPLVGPDQTETGKLYIVREDKIVDYRMPE
- the purF gene encoding amidophosphoribosyltransferase, yielding MTDLRSMEIHDELEGDELHEECGVFGILGHSDAAALTALGLHALQHRGQEAAGIVTFDGKQFCTEKRMGLVGDHYTDPATLAKLPGFMSIGHTRYSTTGEVALRNVQPLFAELEVGGIAVAHNGNFTNGLTLRRQLIADGAICQSTSDTEVVLHLIARSKQTSSSDRFIDAIRQMEGGYSMLAMTRTKLIAARDPIGIRPLVMGELDGKPIFCSETCALDIIGATYVRDVENGEVIICEIQPDGSISIDARKPELSQPERLCLFEYVYFARPDSVVGGRSIYVSRKNMGINLAKEAPIDADVVVPVPDGGTPAALGYAQQSGIPFEYGIIRNHYVGRTFIEPTQQIRAFGVKLKHSANRAMIEGKRVILVDDSIVRGTTSVKIVQMMRDAGAREVHVRVASPMIFHPDFYGIDTPDRDKLLANQHADLASMCRYIGADSLEFLSIDGLYEAVGGEKRDPKAPQFTDHYFTGDYPTRLLDQEGASNVRKLSVLASNG
- a CDS encoding CvpA family protein produces the protein MPITILDGIVLGVALFSAILAMVRGFSREVLSVASWVGAAAAAYFLYPQLLPYAKQYTNSDTVALIGSAAVIFLVALIIISFITMRIADFIIDSRIGALDRTLGFLFGAARGILLVVVAMLFFNWLVAPQQQPGWVTHAKSKPLLDNLGNKLIALLPEEADATILDRLRGKDTTGEGEGEAPATAPGQAPTTTPEQAPADDAPATNG